The DNA segment CGAGCTTGTCCTCCTCGCCGAGCTCGTCGATACCGAGGATCGCGATGATGTCCTGCAGGTCCTTGTACTTCTGCAGGATGTTCTTCACCCGCATGGCCGCGTCGTAGTGGTCCTGCGCGATGTAGCGCGGGTCCAGGATGCGGGACGTGGAGTCCAGCGGGTCCACGGCCGGGTAGATGCCCTTCTCGGAGATCGGACGGGAGAGAACCGTCGTCGCGTCGAGGTGGGCGAAGGTGGTGGCCGGGGCCGGGTCGGTCAGGTCGTCCGCGGGGACGTAGATCGCCTGCATCGAGGTGATCGAGTGACCGCGGGTCGAGGTGATGCGCTCCTGGAGGAGACCCATCTCGTCGGCCAGGTTCGGCTGGTAGCCCACCGCGGAGGGCATCCGGCCGAGCAGGGTCGACACCTCGGAACCGGCCTGCGTGAAGCGGAAGATGTTGTCGATGAAGAACAGCACGTCCTGCTTCTGGACGTCACGGAAGTACTCGGCCATGGTGAGGCCGGCCAGCGCGACCCGCAGACGGGTGCCCGGCGGCTCGTCCATCTGGCCGAAGACCAGCGCGGTCTTGTCGATGACGCCCGACTCGCTCATCTCGTCGATGAGGTCGTTGCCCTCACGGGTGCGCTCGCCGACACCGGCGAACACCGAGACACCGTCGTGGTTGTTGGCGACGCGGTAGATCATCTCCTGGATGAGCACCGTCTTGCCGACGCCGGCACCGCCGAACAGACCGATCTTGCCGCCCTTGACGTACGGGGTCAGCAGGTCGATGACCTTGACGCCGGTCTCGAACATCTCGGTCTTCGACTCGAGCTCGTCGAAGTTCGGCGCCTTGCGGTGGATCGGCCAGCGCTCGCCCGTGTAGGACTCGTCACTGTTCAGCACCTCACCGAGGGTGTTGAACACCTTGCCCTTGGTGAAGTCGCCGACGGGGACCGAGATCGCCGAGCCCGTGTCGGTCACCACGGCCTGACGGACCAGGCCGTCGGTGGGCTGCATCGAGATGGTGCGGACCAGGCCGCTGCCCAGGTGCTGGGCGACCTCGAGGGTCAGCGTCTTCAGTTCGCCCGCGTTCGCCGGGTCGGCGACCTCGACGTGCAGGGCGTTGTAGATCTCCGGCATCGCGTCGACGGGGAACTCCACGTCGACGACCGGGCCGATGACCCGGGCGACTCGGCCCGTGGCCGTCGCGGTCTCAACAGTGGTGGTCATGAATTGTCACTCCCCGCGTTTGCGTCGGCCAGAGCGCCTGCGCCACCGACGATCTCGCTGATTTCCTGGGTGATTTCGGCCTGGCGGGCCGCGTTGGCAAGACGGGAGAGCGTGTTGATCAGCTCGCCCGCGTTGTCGGTGGCCGACTTCATCGCGCGCCGCGTGGCAGCGTGCTTCGAAGCGGCCGACTGGAGCAGCGCGTTGTAGATACGGCTCTCCACGTAGCGCGGCAGCAGGGCGTCGAGGACGTCCTCCGCCGAGGGCTCGAAGTCGTACAGCGGAAGGATCTCGTCCTTGGTGGACGACTCCTTGGCGACCTCGTCGAGGCGCAGCGGAAGCAGCCGGGAGCCGAGCGCGGTCTGCGTCATCATCGAGACGAACTCGGTGTAGACGATGTGGAGTTCGTCCACGCCGCCGTCCGCCGTGTCCTTCTCGATGGCCTCGATGAGCGGCGCCGCGACCTTCTTGGCGTCCGCGTACGAGGGCTCGTCGGTGAAGCCCGTGAACGACTCCGCGACCGTGCGCTCGCGGAAGTTGTAGTGCGCGAGCCCGCGACGGCCGACGATGTACGTGTCGACCTCCTGGCCCTCGCGCTCAAGGCGCTCGGTGAGCTGCTCCGCCGCCTTGATGGCGTTGGAGTTGAAGGCGCCGGCCAGGCCGCGGTCGCTCGTGAGGAGCAGGACCGCGGCACGGGTCGGGTTCTCCGCCTCCGTCGTCAGCGGGTGCTTGGCGTCCGAACCGGTGCCGACCGCCGTGACCGCACGGGTCAGTTCCCGGGCGTACGGCGAGGAGGACCGCACCTTGCGCTGCGCCTTGACGACGCGCGAGGCGGCGATCATCTCCATCGCCTTGGTGATCTTCTTGGTCGCGGTGACGGATCGGATGCGACGCTTGTAGACCCGGAGCTGGGCTCCCATGAGTCAGGTCCCTTCCTTGGACGTCACTT comes from the Streptomyces sp. KMM 9044 genome and includes:
- the atpD gene encoding F0F1 ATP synthase subunit beta — translated: MTTTVETATATGRVARVIGPVVDVEFPVDAMPEIYNALHVEVADPANAGELKTLTLEVAQHLGSGLVRTISMQPTDGLVRQAVVTDTGSAISVPVGDFTKGKVFNTLGEVLNSDESYTGERWPIHRKAPNFDELESKTEMFETGVKVIDLLTPYVKGGKIGLFGGAGVGKTVLIQEMIYRVANNHDGVSVFAGVGERTREGNDLIDEMSESGVIDKTALVFGQMDEPPGTRLRVALAGLTMAEYFRDVQKQDVLFFIDNIFRFTQAGSEVSTLLGRMPSAVGYQPNLADEMGLLQERITSTRGHSITSMQAIYVPADDLTDPAPATTFAHLDATTVLSRPISEKGIYPAVDPLDSTSRILDPRYIAQDHYDAAMRVKNILQKYKDLQDIIAILGIDELGEEDKLAVHRARRVERFLSQNTHVAKQFTGVDGSDVPLDESIAAFNAICDGEYDHFPEQAFFMCGGIEDLKNNAKELGVS
- a CDS encoding F0F1 ATP synthase subunit gamma, which translates into the protein MGAQLRVYKRRIRSVTATKKITKAMEMIAASRVVKAQRKVRSSSPYARELTRAVTAVGTGSDAKHPLTTEAENPTRAAVLLLTSDRGLAGAFNSNAIKAAEQLTERLEREGQEVDTYIVGRRGLAHYNFRERTVAESFTGFTDEPSYADAKKVAAPLIEAIEKDTADGGVDELHIVYTEFVSMMTQTALGSRLLPLRLDEVAKESSTKDEILPLYDFEPSAEDVLDALLPRYVESRIYNALLQSAASKHAATRRAMKSATDNAGELINTLSRLANAARQAEITQEISEIVGGAGALADANAGSDNS